The window CCCGGCAGCCGGCCCAGGCCGGGGACCCGACCGATGAGAAGGAACAGGAAGCCGAAAGCCAGGAAGAAAAGGCCGATCAGGATGAACCAGCGTCCGAACTCCTGGAACGGCATCCGCATCCCCCTCCGAACGCCGAGCTTACCAGCCCTCGAGGTATTTCCGCCATTCCGCATACTCCCGCAGGTAGGCCCCGAAGAGATAGCGGATCGTGGGGACCGGCTCGAAGGGCGGACGGAGCAGGGTCATGTGAGCCTCCGCCGGCGTGCGGTTTCCCTTGCGACGGTTGCATGCCGGGCAGGCCGCCACCAGGTTCTCCCAGGTGTGCCCCCCGCCCCGATGCCGCGGGATCACGTGATCCACCGTGAGATACGGGGAGGACCGCCCGCAATACTGGCAGGTATACTGATCCCGCCGGAGGATCTCCCGCTTGGTCAGACGGAGCCGGCGAGGCGGCCGGCGCACCACATAGCGCAGACGGATCACCGAGGGGCGGGGGAAAACCCGGGAGGGCGTGCGCACCTCGCCCCGGCCGTTCTCCAGGATCTCCGCCTTCCCGCTGAGCACCAGGGCGATCGCCCGGCGGAGGGAGCAAACGTTTAACGGCTCGAAGTTGGCGTTCAGCACCAACACCGGCTCTCGAAGCGGCGATAGGGATGAGAACCTCCTTGAGGCCTCCATGGCTTCAACCTTCCTGCCGCTGGCTTCTCCGGGCGGATCGGGAGATCTCGAACGCGCTCTCGCCCTCCATTATAAACACAGGAAGCCGGATCCGCCAGCCGGCGGGGGTGTGTCCCAATTTTGTCGGGCCTGGCCGCTTTGTAGGACAACTGCGAGCAGTTGTCCTACGATTTTGGGACACACCCGCCGGCGGGGCGAGGAATCCGGGGACACGGGTGTGACCCTTGTGGCCTCAGGGGAGGGAAGCCTCGGGCCCTTCGCCGGGGGCGCCGCCCAGGGCCCGGAGCTCGTGGTGAAGGCGCCGGGCCAGGAGCCGACGTTCCTCCGGGCTCAGGAAGGCCGCCTCGATCCCGTTCTCCAGGATCCGGAGCAGGTCGGGCCACTGCAACCCCATCCCG is drawn from Thermoflexus hugenholtzii and contains these coding sequences:
- a CDS encoding DUF2905 domain-containing protein — translated: MPFQEFGRWFILIGLFFLAFGFLFLLIGRVPGLGRLPGDILIQRGNFVFFFPLATSILLSLLLTLVLNLVFRLWR
- a CDS encoding HNH endonuclease, translated to MLVLNANFEPLNVCSLRRAIALVLSGKAEILENGRGEVRTPSRVFPRPSVIRLRYVVRRPPRRLRLTKREILRRDQYTCQYCGRSSPYLTVDHVIPRHRGGGHTWENLVAACPACNRRKGNRTPAEAHMTLLRPPFEPVPTIRYLFGAYLREYAEWRKYLEGW